Proteins from a single region of Primulina tabacum isolate GXHZ01 chromosome 5, ASM2559414v2, whole genome shotgun sequence:
- the LOC142545590 gene encoding uncharacterized protein LOC142545590 gives MKRKFNYCGGFLYLSSLLLFLPLLSLSSSETGHVHAHALHSSVHMSRNGPLTDSEALYIKRRQLLYYIDEFGDRGEHVKVDPSLVFDNPRLRNAYIALQAWKLAIFSDPYNLTGNWVGSNVCGYEGVFCAPALDNHSILTVAGIDLNHGDIAGYLPEELGLLTDLGLFHINSNRFCGTVPKKFRNLKVLFELDLSNNRFAGKFPYVVLSLPKLIYLDIRFNEFEGTVPPELFDKPLDAIFINHNRFAFELPDNFGNSPVSVIVLANNRFHGCLPASLGNMSNLNEIIFMDNKLRSCFPSEIGLLKNLTVLDVSNNGLLGNLPESIGGLVSLEQLNVAHNMFSGEIPASICQLPSLENFTYAYNFFTGEPPVCLALPEFDDRRNCLPNRPAQRSAGQCKLFLSKKIHCGAFKCHPFIPSLPPPPPPSPPVVVVPSPPPPVYSPPPPSPPPQIFPPPPPVYSPPPPPVYSPPPPVYSPPPPPSPPPPSPPPPSPPPPSPPPPSPPPPSPPPPVYSPPPPPPVYSPPPPPPSPPPPSPPPPSPPPPVYSPPPPSPPPPSPPPPSPPPSPPPPPSSPPPPIYSPPPPPPSPQPPLYSPPPSPFPPPPIIHPPCQRSPPPPPNSPPPPPPPVIYLYNSPPPPPSHSPPPPPVYVYPSPPPPLYSPPPPPVYVYPSPPPPVYHAPPPTPPIEPPPPCIEPPPPPPPPCEEYPPPPPYVYKPPPSPSPPPPYHYNSPPPPPPPYHYNSPPPPSPSPPPPAPVYEGPLPPVVGISYASPPPPPFY, from the coding sequence ATGAAGCGAAAGTTCAATTATTGTGGTGGGTTTTTGTATTTGAGCAGTCTTTTGCTCTTTCTTCCTTTGCTGTCGCTTTCTTCTTCGGAGACAGGCCATGTTCATGCTCATGCATTGCATTCCAGTGTCCATATGAGCAGAAATGGACCGCTTACAGATTCGGAAGCTCTTTACATCAAGAGACGGCAGCTTCTTTACTACATAGATGAATTCGGTGATAGAGGAGAACATGTGAAGGTTGACCCTTCGCTGGTGTTCGATAATCCGAGGCTACGAAATGCGTACATTGCTTTACAAGCCTGGAAGCTCGCCATTTTCTCAGATCCCTACAATTTGACCGGAAATTGGGTTGGATCTAACGTGTGCGGGTATGAAGGGGTGTTTTGTGCTCCTGCACTTGATAACCATTCAATACTTACGGTTGCTGGTATTGATCTTAACCACGGCGACATTGCGGGGTATCTTCCTGAAGAGCTGGGTCTTCTCACAGATCTGGGTCTTTTTCACATCAATTCCAACAGATTCTGCGGGACCGTGCCCAAGAAGTTCAGGAACTTAAAGGTACTGTTCGAGCTTGATTTGAGCAACAACAGGTTCGCTGGGAAATTCCCCTACGTTGTTTTAAGCTTGCCCAAGTTGATTTATTTGGATATTCGGTTCAATGAGTTTGAAGGTACCGTTCCGCCTGAGCTTTTTGATAAGCCTTTAGATGCTATATTTATCAACCACAACAGATTTGCTTTTGAATTGCCGGATAATTTCGGAAACTCCCCTGTTTCTGTTATAGTTTTGGCTAACAACAGGTTTCATGGTTGCCTGCCGGCCAGTCTTGGAAATATGAGTAATCTTAATGAGATTATATTTATGGACAATAAGTTGAGGTCTTGTTTTCCGAGTGAGATTGGATTGTTGAAGAATTTGACTGTTTTGGATGTGAGCAACAATGGCTTGTTGGGGAATTTGCCGGAGAGTATTGGGGGACTGGTGAGTTTGGAGCAGTTGAATGTGGCACATAATATGTTTTCGGGTGAGATTCCGGCGAGCATTTGTCAGCTGCCGAGCTTGGAGAATTTCACCTATGCTTATAATTTCTTCACGGGCGAGCCGCCAGTGTGTTTGGCTTTGCCGGAGTTTGATGATCGCCGGAATTGTTTGCCGAATAGGCCCGCACAGAGGTCTGCAGGACAGTGTAAATTGTTCTTGTCTAAGAAAATTCATTGTGGGGCTTTCAAGTGCCACCCGTTTATTCCTTCTCTTCCACCGCCGCCGCCTCCTTCACCACCTGTGGTAGTGGTGCCGTCACCTCCTCCGCCAGTTTATTCACCACCTCCACCTTCACCTCCTCCCCAGATTTTTCCGCCTCCACCTCCTGTTTACTCTCCTCCCCCTCCACCAGTCTACTCCCCTCCTCCCCCTGTCTattctcctcctcctccaccatcTCCACCACCACCATCACCACCTCCTCCCTCTCCTCCTCCACCATCTCCACCACCACCATCACCACCTCCTCCCTCTCCTCCTCCACCTGTTTACTCACCACCTCCCCCACCACCTGTTTACTCACCACCTCCCCCTCCACCATCTCCACCACCACCATCACCACCTCCTCCCTCTCCTCCTCCACCTGTTTACTCACCACCTCCCCCATCTCCACCGCCACCATCACCACCTCCTCCCTCTCCTCCTCCCTCTCCTCCTCCCCCACCATCTTCACCTCCTCCACCTATTTActcaccaccacctccaccaccatcCCCTCAACCTCCACTTTACTCACCACCACCTTCTCCGTTTCCACCGCCTCCAATTATTCATCCGCCTTGTCAAAGGTCACCCCCACCTCCTCCGAATAGCCCACCACCTCCTCCGCCACCAGTTATTTATTTGTATAACTCACCTCCACCCCCACCATCACACTCGCCACCTCCACCTCCCGTATATGTGTATCCATCCCCACCCCCACCATTATACTCGCCGCCTCCACCTCCCGTATATGTGTATCCATCCCCACCCCCTCCAGTGTACCATGCACCGCCACCAACCCCGCCAATCGAACCTCCACCACCTTGTATAgaaccaccccctccaccaccaccaccatgTGAAGAATACCCGCCTCCACCGCCATATGTTTACAAGCCTCCACCATCACCTTCACCTCCTCCTCCTTATCACtacaattctccacccccaccCCCTCCACCATATCACTATAATTCTCCTCCGCCACCATCACCCTCACCCCCTCCACCAGCTCCAGTATATGAAGGGCCACTGCCGCCTGTTGTTGGCATTTCGTACGCATCCCCACCGCCACCACCCTTCTATTGA
- the LOC142545589 gene encoding palmitoyl-acyl carrier protein thioesterase, chloroplastic-like, translating to MVTTAVTSAFFSVASPASDSFGKATGKNEGNIASSIDAFGNGVKSKSTSSGRLQVKANAQAQPRVNGTRVGVMDGLKIEDEVTSSPPPRTFINQLPDWSMLLAAITTIFLAAEKQWMMLDWKPKRLDVIDDPFGLGSIMQNGLIFRQNFSIRSYEIGADRTVSVETLMNHLQETALNHVKTAGLLNDGFGSTPEMCKRNLIWVVAKMQVLVDRYPTWGDVIQVDTWVAASGKNGMRRDWLIRDRSTGDILTRASSQWVMMNKETRRLAKIPDEVRDEIGGYFVDSPPVVDQESRKLPKLDDTTADYIRTGLTPRWTDLDVNQHVNNVKYVGWILESAPLPVVETHELAGITLEYRRECTRDSVLESLCSVLDKGIGDLAHPGFVECQHLLRLEGGGEVIKGRTEWRPKHADRIGSISQHPTGSV from the exons ATGGTGACGACTGCTGTAACATCCGCCTTTTTCTCAGTAGCTTCTCCAGCTTCTGATTCTTTTGGAAAAGCAACGGGAAAGAATGAAGGAAACATTGCTTCAAGTATTGATGCATTTGGGAATGGTGTTAAGTCAAAATCCACATCTTCGGGACGTTTACAAGTTAAGGCCAATGCACAAGCCCAACCCAGGGTTAATGGGACAAGGGTTGGAGTAATGGATGGTCTTAAGATTGAAGACGAGGTGACATCATCCCCTCCTCCAAGGACTTTTATCAACCAATTACCTGATTGGAGCATGCTCCTTGCCGCCATCACCACAATATTTCTGGCAGCAGAGAAGCAATGGATGATGCTTGATTGGAAACCGAAACGTTTAGATGTGATTGATGATCCCTTTGGTTTAGGGAGCATCATGCAGAACGGTTTGATATTTCGTCAAAACTTCAGTATCAGGTCATATGAAATAGGTGCTGATCGGACTGTCTCTGTAGAGACATTGATGAATCATTTGCAG GAAACAGCTCTTAATCATGTAAAGACTGCAGGACTGCTCAATGATGGCTTTGGTTCAACTCCTGAGATGtgcaaaagaaatttaatttggGTGGTTGCTAAAATGCAGGTTCTCGTGGATCGCTATCCTACTTG GGGTGATGTTATTCAGGTAGATACTTGGGTAGCTGCTTCTGGGAAGAATGGCATGCGCAGAGACTGGCTTATACGTGATCGCAGCACCGGAGATATCTTAACAAGAGCTTCCAG TCAATGGGTGATGATGAATAAAGAGACCCGGAGACTAGCTAAAATTCCAGATGAGGTTCGGGATGAAATAGGTGGGTATTTTGTGGATTCTCCTCCTGTGGTGGACCAGGAATCTAGGAAGCTACCAAAACTTGATGATACAACTGCAGATTATATCCGTACTGGTTTAACT CCAAGATGGACTGATTTAGATGTGAACCAACACGTGAATAATGTCAAATATGTAGGCTGGATTCTCGAG AGTGCACCATTGCCGGTCGTGGAGACTCATGAGCTCGCTGGTATAACTCTAGAATACCGGAGGGAATGCACAAGGGACAGCGTGCTGGAGTCTCTCTGTTCTGTACTGGATAAGGGCATTGGTGATCTGGCACACCCTGGTTTTGTCGAGTGCCAGCATTTGCTGCGACTAGAGGGTGGAGGTGAAGTCATCAAGGGAAGGACAGAGTGGAGGCCTAAACATGCTGACAGAATCGGGAGCATTAGTCAGCACCCAACAGGGAGTGTTTAG